The nucleotide sequence GGGCACCGTACCCCAGCAGACGATTGACGAGTTTGAAGGAAATGCCCGGTTTGTCAGGGCCCAAAAGTATGCAGAGCTTGTTTTCCTTTTTGGTGATGTGGTTTATTCAACAGATGTGCTGAGTCTGGATGAGGTTTTCGATTTGTCCAGAACAGCTAAAAATGAGGTAAAAGAAGCTGTTTACAGTGATTTCGATATAGCATCCCAAAAACTTCCTGATTCCTATGGTTCCAGTGAAAACAAAAAGGCCACACAGGGAGCTGCATACGCCATGAAAGCTAGGTTTGCCCTGCAAATGGGGGATTGGGCGATTGCCAAGGAAGCAGCCAAAGCCTGTATGGATTTAGGGGTTTATGAACTCTATCCTGATTTTGATGAACTGTTTCTTACCAGGACCAGAAATCCCGCTGAAGTTATTTTTGCCATTCCGAGATCCAGAGAGCTGAATGAAACGTGGTATGTCAGGGACTTTCTGCCCAGAAATGCCGGTGGATGGGGTGGCGCTCAGGCTCCCTCTTGGGATTTGTTTTCAGCCTTCCTCTGTACCGATGGCCTCCCTATAGATGAATCGCCTTTGTATGATCCCCATAATCCTTTCGAAAACAGGGATCCCAGATGTGCTTCTACCATTGTGGAGTTTCAGTCCGTTCACCTTAATTTTACCTACCAACCCCATCCTGATTCCCTGACGGTTATGAATTATAATACGGGGTCCAGGCAGGCCAACAATGACACCAAGTCAGTGGCAGCTTATGCCTCCTTTAATGGATTGCTTCTGCAAAAAGGGGTTGATGAGGATTGGTTACCCAATTTCAATGCAGAGAACGATAGGATATTGATGCGATATGCGGATGTGCTTTTGATGTATGCTGAGGCAAAAATCGAACTGAATGAAATCGATCAGTCTGTCTATGATGCGATCAACAGGGTACGTGCAAGGTCCTACAAAGTGGATCCAAGCAATATCAATGCTTATCCTGCAGTTACTTCAACCGATCAAAGTGAGTTGAGAAGGACGATTAAAATGGAGAGAAGAATGGAATTGGCCTTTGAAGATATCAGGTATAGTGATATTATCAGGTGGAGAATAGCTGAGAAGGCCCTTAATCAGAATATCTACGGCCTGCTAGATGTGGCAGATTTGAAGGCAAAGGTGGTAGATCAAAACCTGTGGTTTTTCCCTATGACTCCTGAAATTGATGAAAACGGTTTGGCAGATCTGTCCCCTATGTATGAGGCCGGTTTGGTCAAGCGCTTGGCCATAAGGAGTTTTGATGCCTCCAGACAGTATTTATGGCCTATTCCTACAAAGGAGATTTTGATCAATAAAAACTTGGAACAAAATCCAGGCTATTAAACCTTAAAAAAACGGCAGCCCAAATTTGGTTTTACGGATCATTTGGGCTGCTACTTCTGCCATAGTATTGACCATTATTCAACCTTTAAACTGACCTATAAAAGCGTACAAATGGAGTACCTCGATTATATAACGATAATTGTTTTCACCCTGATCATTTTAATGGTGGGGCTGTCCTTTGGAAAGCGGGGGGGAGATATGAAATCCTTTTTTGCTGCCGGAGGGGAAGTACCCTGGGGCATCAATGGTCTATCGCTGTTTATGAGCTTCTTTTCGGCAGGTACCTTTGTTGTATGGGGCTCCATTGCATATGAATACGGTTTGGTGGCCATCACCATCCAGATGATGATGTGCCTAAGTGGCTTTTTGGTAGGATATTTTATTGCTCCGAAGTGGAGAAAAACAGGTGTTTTGACCGTAGCAGAATATCTGACAAAGAGATTTGGTGAAAAAGTACAAAAGTACTACACTTACCTGTTTTTATTTATCTCTTTGGGCTATACAGGGGCATTTTTGTACCCAGTGGCTAAAATTGTCAATGTAAGTACAGGCTTGGATATCTACCATTCCATATTGATTTTGGGAGGGATAATCATGGTTTATACAGCAGTGGGAGGCTTATGGGCAGTGGTGGTTACAGATGTTTTACAGTTTGTCATACTGACTTCGGCGGTATTGATTGTCATCCCTTTGTCATTGGATGAGATCAATGGAATCGATACCTTGATTTCCAAAGCTCCGGATGGCTTTTTTCAGGTGTTCAATGGTGAATACACTCCCTTGTTTATTTTCGCCTTTTGTTTTTATAACCTGGTATTTATTGGCGGGAACTGGGCCTATGTACAGCGGTATACCACGACTAAAAATTCAAAATCAGCCAGTAAGGTTGGCTATCTCTTTGGAGGATTATACCTGATCAGTCCCCTCATCTGGATGCTTCCTCCAATGGTATATAAAATCCTTGACCCCTCCCTGAGCGGATTGGAGTCTGAAGGAGCCTATTTATTGATGTGCAAAGAAGTACTACCCGTGGGGATGCTGGGGCTGATGCTAGGAGGGATGATCTTTGCCACGGCCAGCTCGGTCAATACTTCTTTGAACCTGGCGGCAGCCGTATTGACCAATGATGTTTATAAGCCCTTGAGGCCACATCTTTCCGAGAAAAAATTAATGGGTTTTGCCCGTCTTTCCACCTTGCTCTTTGGGGCAGGTACCATCATGATTGCCTTTTTGGTACCTATGGCCGGGGGAATAGTGGAGGTGGTTTTAAGCATAGGAGCCGTGACCGCCGGGGCTTTGTATGGTCCGGCGATATGGTCCTTGTTTTCCAAGCGCCTTACTGGAGCTTCCATTTTGCAAATAACCCTCGTCAGTTTAATCATCAATTTGTTTTTCAAGTTTGTGACGCCTTGGGCGATGGATTTTTCCTTGGACAGGAGCGAAGAGATGCTTTTGGGGATTTTGCTCCCGGTGATACTTTTGGCCGGCTACGAAGTTTATGCCCTGATAGTGGGACAGGCTTCATCGGTGATCCCAGAACTGAGCTCCGGCAATAAGGAGGAAAGTGATCCCAGCAGTGAGCAAAACATGTACGGCCTCAAAGTGATCTCCATTGCCCTGTATTCCATAGGTCTGGTGCTTTTGGTACTCACGGTTTGGGCAGCACATGCGGCCATATATTTAGCCATCATGGGGACTTTTATCATCACATTGGGAGTGGGACTGAGCAGGGTAAAAAAAATACAAAAATCGAGTGTTAAAAAAACAATATGAATCATAAAATGGAGATAGGTACTGCTTCCAAAGAAAAAAGAAATACGCATCGGGTAAACATGGAACCTGATTTGGTCATTGCAGGTGGTGGTTTGGCAGGAACATGCTGTGCTATTACCGCCGCAAGGGAAGGACTCAAGGTCTGTTTGGTCCAGGATAGGCCTGTTTTGGGGGGAAATGCTTCATCTGAAGTGCGGCTGTGGATTTTGGGCGCAACCTCACACATGGGCAACAACAACCGTTGGGCAAGGGAAGGTGGGGTCATCGATGAAATATTGGTCGAAAACCTTTACCGCAACCCTGAAGGCAATCCAATTATTTTGGATACTATTCTTTTGGAAAAAGTCACCGAGGAAAATAATATCACCCTTTTACTCAACACCTGTGTTCATGAGCTTGAAAAGAAAGAAGGGGACCAGATTGATTTTATCCGTGCTTTCTGTAGCCAAAACTCTACGGAATATGTCCTAAGAGCACCTTTGTATGTGGATGCTACCGGGGATGGGCTGTTGGGGTTTCTGGCCGGAGCAGCCTTTAGAATGGGAGCAGAAATCAAAGAGGAGTTTGGAGAATTGTTTGCCCCGGATGCCAGTTATGGTGAACTGTTGGGCCACTCCATCTATTTCTACACCAAAGATGTGGGTAGGCCAGTGAAATACATGGCGCCGAGTTTTGCAAAAAAGGATATCACCGAGTTGCCAAGGTTTAAAACCTTTAACCTAAGGGAAGATGGTTGCCGTTTGTGGTGGGTGGAGTATGGTGGGAGGAGTAATACTATCCTGGCCAGTGAGGAGATCAAGTGGGAATTATGGCGCATTGTCTACGGGATATGGAACCATGTGAAGAATTCTGGTGAGTATGATGGGGTGGAAAACCTGACTTTGGAGTGGGTGGGTACAGTACCTGGTAAGCGGGAAAGCAGGAGGTTTGAAGGGGACTATATCATGACACAAAGGGATGTAGTGGAGCAGCGGGAGCATTTTGATGCCGTTTCATTTGGTGGCTGGGCGCTGGACCTGCATCCTGCAGACGGTGTGTATAGCCAAAATCCTGGCTGTACCCAATGGCATTCAAAGGGGGTATATCAAATCCCTTTCCGAAGCATGTACAGCCGAAACATCAAAAACCTTTTTCTCGGGGGAAGACTGCTTAGTGCCAGCCATGTAGCTTTTGGGTCTACCAGGGTGATGGCCACCTGTGCCCATAATGGGCAAGCCCTGGGGATGGCTGCAAAGATATGTCGGGAAAAGAGCATATTACCACATGAAATTATTCCCAAAGATCACCTTTCCTCACTTCAGGACAGTCTATTGGCCACAGGGCATTATATCCCCAATAAGCCATTGGGCAATGAGAGAAATGTGCTCAGCAGTGCACACCTTACTGTAAGCAGTGAGTATGCATTGAAAGGATTGCCCTTTGATGGGCCATGGAAGCCGCTGGAGTTTTCCATTGGACAATTGCTCCCTTTCGAGCAAATTAAGATTCCGGCCATGAATTTCCGTGTCAGGGCTTCACAGGCGACGGTGTTAGAGGTGGAATTACGTAAAAGCAGCAAGGCAGGCAATTTTACCCCCGATGAGGTGATCGCAAAGCAACAGGTACAGTTGGTAGCGGGAGAACAATGTGTGACGTTGGATTTTGACTATGAAAATACCACATCCCAGTACTTATTCGTCTGCCTGATGGCAAATGATGTTTTGGAAGTAAAGTGCAGCAATAGCCGCCTGACCGGTGTTTTGTCCATTTCCAATAAATACAATAAATCGGTGGCTACAAGTAGCCTGCAATCCCCGCCTGAAAACATCGGCATAGATCAGTTCGAATTTTGGGTACCGGAGAGAAGACCGAAGGGGCATAATCTGGCTTTTGAACTGGAAGTTCCCCTCAAACCATTCGGGGCCATCAATATACTCCCGGGAGTGTTTAGGCCTACGACCAAAGTAAATGCCTGGGTGGCCTCTTTGAATGATGCAAACCCCACGCTTCAAATTGCATGGAAAGAAAAACAAAGTATCAAAGAACTGAAATTGTTTTTTGACACGGACTATGACCATCCCATGGAATCTACTTTAATGGGCCATCCGGAAAGTGAAATCCCATTTTGTGTAAAAAGCTATCGTATTTTAGATAAACGTGGAGAAATCCTTTACCAAAAGGAGGATAACCATCAGACGGTGAATACCATAAGATTTGACGGTTTGGAATTGGATCAACTGACGATTGAGCTAGACCATCCTTCAAAGGATGTGCCTGCAGCGCTGTTTGGACTTATTGCCCAATAAACGAGTACTTAAAATGACCTTTCTTAATTGTAGAAAACTATTCCAGCATCCATCAAAAGCTATAGTGGGCTGCTTTTCATTCCTTAAATGTAAAAGTACCTTACCGCTGTTGTTTTGTGGTATTGTAATCCTGTCTGGATCTGCACATTCCAGCTTGGCCCAAGGTGTTCAGAAGGATATACTTGGGCTTGAAAATAACAACCATAGCTTTAAAATAGACCCTTCCAATGGCTCTTTTTGGATTTTGGATCAGGACAGAAAAGAAGTTTTGCGCAAACACCCGATTTCCGGAATACTGATCGGAGAGGTGGGACAAAAGGTGAGTGATGCCCATCTTCTTGAAAGCCATAAAACCGGGGAAGACCAGCTTGACGTAAAGGTGAAAAATGGAGCCGGTTTGGTGCTTCACGGTAGGATTGTACTTTCGGACCATTATCTCCATATCAAGATATGGGATGCCGACCCTTCCCAAAAAGTAAATGCAGCGATACGAAGTGCCAGTATGTCCCCGGTATATGGTTTGGGCGATTACGGTGGATATGAGGGGAAAACCAATATTTTCGGTTATAGCAATGAACATTTTATCAATGACAAGACAAAATCCCATAATTGGAACCACTACCGGTTTGTTTCCACCTTTGCCGTATTTCCAGCTCACGGTTTAGCTCAGGTGGTCTTTGGGAAAGGGGAAAAAAGTGTCACCATCAATCAACAGGAAAATAAGATGGGCCTGTCCAAAGAAAAAGAATTCAATGCCTATTTTTTCTTTGGGGAGATGGACACCATTTATAAAACCTACTCCCAGGTCAGGGAAAACAACGGGTATCCTTCCAAAAAGCCCAAGTTTGATTTCTTCGAACTGGGTTATGAAGCTTTTGGTGCTTTGGGCTGGAATACCTATCAATCGTCCGTTCAGGAGGATATCAATAAATACCTTGAGAAAGGCTTTCCGATAAAATGGGCTGTGGTAGGTAGTGGTTTTTGGAAAGGGGAGCGGAGAAGCCCCAAAGAGGGCAGTACCACGGCTTTTGGAATTTGGGACAGCATTCCGGCAGAAAAACGGGAAGACGGTCTGCCCAATCCCCGATATCCGCAGGTGGAAGGGCTCAAGGGCTTTTTTAAAGAAAGAGATATCAAACTGCTACTGGGAAGCCGGATCAATTTTAAGGCTTTACCTGCAGATGGAGGCAATTATTCTCCTGAAAATGATGGCAAATATGTTTTGGAAGGATTGAAAAATGGCTATTTCATCAAAAATCCGGAAGGCAAAGCACAGGTTTTTGATGTGAATTTTCCGCAAGGAAAGACCTATTTGCTGGACACCGACAAGCCTGATGCCGTGGATTGGTTTGTCAATAAATATTCACTTTGGGGAGTAGATGGGATTAAAGAAGATCTGATGCTCCAAGATGGGGTTTTGTTGGGAAATGATGCCAAACAAAACAAAGTAAACGAGGTGCTGATGGATCGAGAGCAGCTTGTCATGGTGAGAAATTCGGCTTATGGTGTTCCTGGAGATGTGTTGCGCTTAGAAGATACCAAATACGGTTTTGACCAGGACAGAACTCCCATTAATGCCCTAAGTTATGCTTATAGTGGTGTCGGGAACGTGTATCCGGATATTGTGGCAGGGAAGTACCTGAAAAGTCCCTTGACCGAAGATCAAAAGCGGTATTTTGTGAGGAATGCCATGTTGGCGGCCGTGATGCCGGTCATGTCCATGGGCTATGGGCCTTGGCATTTGGATAATGGAGGATATGAAAATGTGGTTAAAAAAGCCGTTGATGCTCATTACTCCTTGGTGCCTTATATTTATAGTGAGGTGGTCAGGGGATATGAAACAGGATTCCCCTTTGCCATGACCCCACTTCCTTTGGCATTCCCTGATGATAGCAATACCTATGATCTGGCAAATAATACCAAGAGACAATACAGTTGGCTGATCGGTGAATCCCTTTTGGCTACACCACTTTTCGGCAATGATTACGCCGAGGCCAGCAAAAGGGATGTGTACCTGCCCAAGGGAAAATGGATGGATTGGGAAACCAAAAAGGTGCTGGATGGGGGAAAAACCTATACCAATTATCCTTTCCCGGATGAGAAAGTGCCGCTTTTTATAGGAGGAAAAGACTGCCTAGTATTACGTAAAGATCAAGCACTGTAT is from Echinicola marina and encodes:
- a CDS encoding RagB/SusD family nutrient uptake outer membrane protein; translated protein: MKTTKIIYLFGLLGFSACADLDLNPLSEGSSEAWYSNETEIEMSVNDFYRSVFWPSLSDEWTDDYTRREALTPITNATINGEWGTITSIWANTYKVIARANTVLANLDKVQGTVPQQTIDEFEGNARFVRAQKYAELVFLFGDVVYSTDVLSLDEVFDLSRTAKNEVKEAVYSDFDIASQKLPDSYGSSENKKATQGAAYAMKARFALQMGDWAIAKEAAKACMDLGVYELYPDFDELFLTRTRNPAEVIFAIPRSRELNETWYVRDFLPRNAGGWGGAQAPSWDLFSAFLCTDGLPIDESPLYDPHNPFENRDPRCASTIVEFQSVHLNFTYQPHPDSLTVMNYNTGSRQANNDTKSVAAYASFNGLLLQKGVDEDWLPNFNAENDRILMRYADVLLMYAEAKIELNEIDQSVYDAINRVRARSYKVDPSNINAYPAVTSTDQSELRRTIKMERRMELAFEDIRYSDIIRWRIAEKALNQNIYGLLDVADLKAKVVDQNLWFFPMTPEIDENGLADLSPMYEAGLVKRLAIRSFDASRQYLWPIPTKEILINKNLEQNPGY
- a CDS encoding sodium:solute symporter family protein, encoding MEYLDYITIIVFTLIILMVGLSFGKRGGDMKSFFAAGGEVPWGINGLSLFMSFFSAGTFVVWGSIAYEYGLVAITIQMMMCLSGFLVGYFIAPKWRKTGVLTVAEYLTKRFGEKVQKYYTYLFLFISLGYTGAFLYPVAKIVNVSTGLDIYHSILILGGIIMVYTAVGGLWAVVVTDVLQFVILTSAVLIVIPLSLDEINGIDTLISKAPDGFFQVFNGEYTPLFIFAFCFYNLVFIGGNWAYVQRYTTTKNSKSASKVGYLFGGLYLISPLIWMLPPMVYKILDPSLSGLESEGAYLLMCKEVLPVGMLGLMLGGMIFATASSVNTSLNLAAAVLTNDVYKPLRPHLSEKKLMGFARLSTLLFGAGTIMIAFLVPMAGGIVEVVLSIGAVTAGALYGPAIWSLFSKRLTGASILQITLVSLIINLFFKFVTPWAMDFSLDRSEEMLLGILLPVILLAGYEVYALIVGQASSVIPELSSGNKEESDPSSEQNMYGLKVISIALYSIGLVLLVLTVWAAHAAIYLAIMGTFIITLGVGLSRVKKIQKSSVKKTI
- a CDS encoding FAD-dependent oxidoreductase, which translates into the protein MNHKMEIGTASKEKRNTHRVNMEPDLVIAGGGLAGTCCAITAAREGLKVCLVQDRPVLGGNASSEVRLWILGATSHMGNNNRWAREGGVIDEILVENLYRNPEGNPIILDTILLEKVTEENNITLLLNTCVHELEKKEGDQIDFIRAFCSQNSTEYVLRAPLYVDATGDGLLGFLAGAAFRMGAEIKEEFGELFAPDASYGELLGHSIYFYTKDVGRPVKYMAPSFAKKDITELPRFKTFNLREDGCRLWWVEYGGRSNTILASEEIKWELWRIVYGIWNHVKNSGEYDGVENLTLEWVGTVPGKRESRRFEGDYIMTQRDVVEQREHFDAVSFGGWALDLHPADGVYSQNPGCTQWHSKGVYQIPFRSMYSRNIKNLFLGGRLLSASHVAFGSTRVMATCAHNGQALGMAAKICREKSILPHEIIPKDHLSSLQDSLLATGHYIPNKPLGNERNVLSSAHLTVSSEYALKGLPFDGPWKPLEFSIGQLLPFEQIKIPAMNFRVRASQATVLEVELRKSSKAGNFTPDEVIAKQQVQLVAGEQCVTLDFDYENTTSQYLFVCLMANDVLEVKCSNSRLTGVLSISNKYNKSVATSSLQSPPENIGIDQFEFWVPERRPKGHNLAFELEVPLKPFGAINILPGVFRPTTKVNAWVASLNDANPTLQIAWKEKQSIKELKLFFDTDYDHPMESTLMGHPESEIPFCVKSYRILDKRGEILYQKEDNHQTVNTIRFDGLELDQLTIELDHPSKDVPAALFGLIAQ
- a CDS encoding TIM-barrel domain-containing protein, producing the protein MTFLNCRKLFQHPSKAIVGCFSFLKCKSTLPLLFCGIVILSGSAHSSLAQGVQKDILGLENNNHSFKIDPSNGSFWILDQDRKEVLRKHPISGILIGEVGQKVSDAHLLESHKTGEDQLDVKVKNGAGLVLHGRIVLSDHYLHIKIWDADPSQKVNAAIRSASMSPVYGLGDYGGYEGKTNIFGYSNEHFINDKTKSHNWNHYRFVSTFAVFPAHGLAQVVFGKGEKSVTINQQENKMGLSKEKEFNAYFFFGEMDTIYKTYSQVRENNGYPSKKPKFDFFELGYEAFGALGWNTYQSSVQEDINKYLEKGFPIKWAVVGSGFWKGERRSPKEGSTTAFGIWDSIPAEKREDGLPNPRYPQVEGLKGFFKERDIKLLLGSRINFKALPADGGNYSPENDGKYVLEGLKNGYFIKNPEGKAQVFDVNFPQGKTYLLDTDKPDAVDWFVNKYSLWGVDGIKEDLMLQDGVLLGNDAKQNKVNEVLMDREQLVMVRNSAYGVPGDVLRLEDTKYGFDQDRTPINALSYAYSGVGNVYPDIVAGKYLKSPLTEDQKRYFVRNAMLAAVMPVMSMGYGPWHLDNGGYENVVKKAVDAHYSLVPYIYSEVVRGYETGFPFAMTPLPLAFPDDSNTYDLANNTKRQYSWLIGESLLATPLFGNDYAEASKRDVYLPKGKWMDWETKKVLDGGKTYTNYPFPDEKVPLFIGGKDCLVLRKDQALYCYYFPLNFKGESYRFVFPDGLSEATVHTPKAGSRSFSLTTNENTTGKLTWDEEMKAYYFEIEKGKSYQIQATE